Genomic DNA from bacterium:
ATTTAAAAAATTCACTTGTATCCGAACATACTATTTTTGTGCCTTTTTAGGGATATAAGTCAAGAAAAATATTTTTAAAAAAACTTAATTTTTTACTTGACATTTCACCATAAGACTTTGTGCCCTACAGGGGCATGAGCGTTTCTCCTGTAACAGTGGTTACGATTTCTTCATCATCACTTCTTTAACTGCCTGAACGATATGAGTTGATTTCATTTCAAATCTTTCTAATAATTCATCTGGTTTGCCAGAGAGACCAAACCTATCTTTTACGCCAATTCTTTTCATTGCCACAGGGTTGTTTTCAACTAAAACTTCAGCCACCGCACTTCCTAAACCACCGATAATTGAATGTTCTTCACAAGTAACAATTGCCCCTGTTTCAATAGCCGCCTGAATGATTATATCTTTATCAATTGGTTTGATAGTGCTCATATTAATTACTCTTGCCTTAATTCCTTCTTTTTGTAGTTCTGCGGCGGCTTGAAGTGCCTCAAAAACCATAAGTCCAATCGCAATAATAGTTACATCATTGCCCTGTTTAAGAATAGTTCCTTTACCAATCTTAAATTCATAATCATCTGAAAACACTATCGGGAATTTTGCCCGACCTAATCTGATATAAAATGGAGTAGAATCCTTTGCGGCGGTAATGACAGCTTTTTCAGTTTCTATTCCGTCAGCCGGGACAATTACCGTCAAATTAGGCAAACTTCTCATTAAAGCAAGGTCTTCAATGGCTTGATGCGAGGCACCATCTTCACCTACGGATATACCAGCATGCGTAACAACAATCTTAACATTAGCCTTTGGCCAGGCAATAGAGGTTCTAATCTGGTCAAAAACCCGTGCCGAGCCAAATACTGCAAAGGTCGAGGCAAAAACAGTTTTACCGCAACTCGCTAACCCTGCCGCAAAACCCATCATATTTGCCTCTCCAATACCAAAGTTAAAAAATCTATCTGGAAATTTTTCCTTAAACAAAGAAGTTCGCGTTGAAGATGAGCAATCTGCATCTAAAACCACTATATCTTTATTTTCTATGCCTAATTTTACCAATGTTTCTCCATAAGCATCTCTGGTTGCCATTAATTCTGCCATAATTTTCCCCTTTCTTTATATCGACATTTTTATTATAATACTTTATTTTCTATCATAAGTCTTCTGACCTCTAACTTCTGTCCTCTATTCTAACTCCAACAGTGCTTTTTGTTCTTCTTCTTTGGTTGGTGCTACGCCGTGGTAACCTACCTTTCCTTCCATAAAAGAGACGCCTTTACCTTTAATCGTGTGAGCGATGACCATAGTTGGTTTGCCGTAAGTAATATTTGCTTCATTGGTGGCATAGATTATCTGATGCATATCGTGACCATCAATCTCAATTGTATTCCAGCCAAATGCTTTGAATTTATCAACTATCGGTTCAATAACCATCACCTCATTTACCGGCCCATCAATTTGCAATTTATTATAATCTAAGAAAGCACATAAATTATCTAATTTATAATGTGCACAAGCCATTGCCGCCTCCCATATTTGTCCTTCTTGACTTTCACCATCTCCTAAAACCACATATACCCTAAATTTTTTCTTATCAAGTTTAGCGGCTAAAGCCATACCACCGGCAACAGATAATCCCTGTCCAAGAGAGCCAGCCGACATTTCTACTCCTGGAGTAGCCGTCATATCTGTATGCCCCTGAAGAAAACTATCCAATTTCCGCAGTCGCATTAATTCAGATGTTGGGAAATAACCAGATAATGCTAATGCAGAATATAATGCCGGACAGGAATGTCCTTTAGAAAGAACAAATCTATCACGGTCTTCCCACTTAGGGTTATCAGGTTTATGGTTCATAATTTTGAAATAAAGTGCGGTGATTATATCGGTGCATGATAAAGCCCCACCTGGATGTCCAGAACCCGCCTCGGCTAACATCTTAATTATCCACCGCCTTATCTCTTTTGCTTTTACCTCTAATTCTTGAATTTCCTGATTAGACATATTTTTACCCCTTTCTTAAAAAAATTTTCCACCTGTGCGATTAGACTAATTTATATCGCAGAGACGCAAAGGAAAAACAAATGTAAAATAGGAAATGAAAAATGGGAAATTTTACTACTTTGCAAGACTCATTATCTTTCAGTTATACATTTTCATTTTACATTTTTCATTTTACATTTAACCGCACAGGTCGAAAATTTTTGTATATCCTTTAGTTAATAAATCTCTGTTTTTCGATTACTAAAGTGGAGATGTACAGAGTATCCAATCTTTAGAAATAATCTCCTTCCGACTAAAGCAGAACGATTCGGATTTATCTTCACAAATGGACTTTTTCCCCAATTTCGAATACAATACACAGAAAAATCCTTCACTTTCTTAATTTTGCCTCGTTCTGAAACTATTCCAACACACAAATGCTTTGTATAAAAGCGGTAATTTTCACCCAAGTGTTCATCTGTATCAGGTACCTCTTCAGGGAAAGGACTGGCTATTAATCCTTCTGAGATCAATCTGGCCATATCTACAAACAAATCACTGGTTCCAGTGTCGAAGTCTGCAATAATATTTAGAGTTGAATTTGATGAAATTGCTTGAATCTCTACTGTGGGATAATAATCATCTATATATTTTGTTTTTGTCCATTTAGATGATGATTCTTCAATAGTCAAAAGTGTTTTATTTATAAAGATAAAGGGGAATTTTCCTCTTTTTTGACACATATCTAATATATCACCACGCTGTGGATACTCATCGATGTCAGAAGAGAATGTCTCTATTTCTCCATTTATTACTGTTA
This window encodes:
- a CDS encoding transketolase, with protein sequence MSNQEIQELEVKAKEIRRWIIKMLAEAGSGHPGGALSCTDIITALYFKIMNHKPDNPKWEDRDRFVLSKGHSCPALYSALALSGYFPTSELMRLRKLDSFLQGHTDMTATPGVEMSAGSLGQGLSVAGGMALAAKLDKKKFRVYVVLGDGESQEGQIWEAAMACAHYKLDNLCAFLDYNKLQIDGPVNEVMVIEPIVDKFKAFGWNTIEIDGHDMHQIIYATNEANITYGKPTMVIAHTIKGKGVSFMEGKVGYHGVAPTKEEEQKALLELE
- a CDS encoding transketolase family protein; translation: MAELMATRDAYGETLVKLGIENKDIVVLDADCSSSTRTSLFKEKFPDRFFNFGIGEANMMGFAAGLASCGKTVFASTFAVFGSARVFDQIRTSIAWPKANVKIVVTHAGISVGEDGASHQAIEDLALMRSLPNLTVIVPADGIETEKAVITAAKDSTPFYIRLGRAKFPIVFSDDYEFKIGKGTILKQGNDVTIIAIGLMVFEALQAAAELQKEGIKARVINMSTIKPIDKDIIIQAAIETGAIVTCEEHSIIGGLGSAVAEVLVENNPVAMKRIGVKDRFGLSGKPDELLERFEMKSTHIVQAVKEVMMKKS